The following proteins are encoded in a genomic region of Chryseobacterium cucumeris:
- a CDS encoding metalloprotease, giving the protein MKRNFNLCLLAGAIAVTSLTACSDDQMDNNVQPQQEALSAKVDQPGTTEKGCSYVDNNWSTNSVLLTGLQNSTDTNFMNGQMTRIASMWGRSTPTLRFVNDPSNFNSTYNAISYSTGKIYYGYAIYYDAKSKGGDIVNAMILAHEYGHQLQYIFNLPSVSESTYRPNELEADGFAGYYLRRPNGYNKTSFPEIAAAYEFAQSIGDYQTTNVNHHGTPAQRRSAVRLGFLLGQYDLNASNFDYNFFYYYQGVLNGTYKMAKNTVNPEIDAYMSQYIDELRKIQTGEISAEEFKHLQ; this is encoded by the coding sequence ATGAAAAGAAACTTTAATCTCTGCTTACTAGCAGGTGCCATTGCTGTAACTTCATTGACAGCATGTAGTGATGACCAAATGGACAACAATGTTCAACCTCAACAAGAAGCACTGAGTGCAAAAGTTGATCAGCCGGGAACTACTGAAAAAGGATGCTCCTATGTAGACAACAACTGGAGCACCAATTCAGTCTTACTGACCGGGCTTCAAAACTCCACAGACACCAATTTTATGAACGGCCAGATGACCAGAATTGCAAGCATGTGGGGAAGAAGCACCCCTACTCTGCGTTTTGTAAATGATCCGTCCAATTTCAATTCAACCTACAATGCTATTTCCTACTCAACAGGAAAGATCTATTATGGGTACGCTATTTATTATGATGCAAAATCAAAAGGCGGCGATATTGTAAACGCAATGATTCTTGCTCATGAATACGGACATCAGCTGCAGTATATTTTCAATCTTCCTTCTGTATCGGAGTCAACGTACAGACCAAACGAGCTTGAGGCAGATGGTTTTGCAGGATATTATCTGAGAAGACCTAACGGGTACAATAAAACCAGCTTCCCGGAAATTGCGGCAGCCTATGAGTTTGCTCAAAGTATCGGTGACTATCAGACAACAAATGTAAACCACCATGGAACACCAGCGCAGAGAAGATCAGCAGTTCGTTTAGGATTCCTTCTGGGCCAGTACGATCTTAATGCCTCCAATTTCGATTACAACTTCTTTTATTATTATCAGGGAGTTTTAAATGGTACTTATAAGATGGCTAAAAACACAGTAAATCCTGAAATTGATGCCTACATGAGTCAATATATAGATGAGCTGAGAAAAATTCAGACAGGAGAAATTTCTGCTGAAGAATTTAAACATCTTCAATAA